In Winkia neuii, a genomic segment contains:
- a CDS encoding alpha/beta hydrolase, with amino-acid sequence MARISIDGIRSATLQMATSITVIAPNERDLAEDAPAPGRVAYMLHGLSGDQSIWSTYAPVQRWADKYNALFVFASGERSFWTNAKYGLAWADWAFTEVPQYIEATLGAASPSRRIVAGFSMGGYGALKAALAKPDFYRAAISLSGTTDITEDAFHSRHPDLYRNVFGLDDARGSVHDLLAQLKKADPAALPKLWACCGTEDRLLDMNRRFAALAKELGVAYEYTEGSGGHDYGYWNPQMAAALESVAPIW; translated from the coding sequence CGGCTACCCTCCAGATGGCCACTTCTATCACGGTGATAGCGCCAAACGAGCGCGACCTGGCCGAGGACGCACCCGCCCCCGGCAGAGTTGCCTACATGCTGCACGGCCTGAGCGGCGACCAGTCCATCTGGTCTACCTATGCGCCCGTGCAACGGTGGGCAGACAAATATAACGCACTGTTCGTGTTTGCCTCGGGCGAACGCTCATTTTGGACGAACGCGAAATATGGGTTGGCATGGGCGGACTGGGCCTTTACCGAAGTGCCCCAATACATAGAGGCGACGCTGGGGGCAGCTTCGCCCTCGCGCAGGATCGTGGCCGGCTTTTCTATGGGCGGGTATGGGGCCTTGAAAGCGGCCTTGGCTAAACCGGATTTCTACCGCGCGGCCATCAGCCTGTCTGGAACCACCGACATTACCGAGGATGCCTTCCACTCCCGCCACCCGGACCTATACCGGAACGTGTTCGGCCTCGACGACGCGCGCGGGTCTGTCCACGATTTGCTGGCGCAGCTGAAGAAGGCAGACCCGGCGGCGCTGCCAAAACTGTGGGCTTGCTGCGGCACCGAAGATAGGCTGCTAGATATGAATAGGCGTTTTGCCGCCCTCGCTAAAGAGCTTGGCGTGGCCTACGAATACACTGAAGGTAGTGGCGGACACGACTATGGCTACTGGAATCCGCAGATGGCAGCCGCGTTAGAATCAGTGGCACCTATCTGGTAG
- the nrdF gene encoding class 1b ribonucleoside-diphosphate reductase subunit beta, giving the protein MFGNNHVIKAINWNKIEDEKDVEVWDRLTGNFWLPEKVPISNDIPSWKTLTDDEKTMTNRVFTGLTLLDTLQGTVGAVSLIPDARTPHEEAVYTNIAFMESVHAKSYSSIFSTLLSTEEINESFRWSEENEALQRKALIVEKYYEGDDPEKRKVASTMLESFLFYSGFYAPMYWSAHAKLTNTADLIRLIIRDEAVHGYYIGYKYQVAVNEASPQRQAELKEYTFDLLDELYENEEQYTEDLYDPLGLTEDVKKFLRYNANKALMNLGYEALFPAEAVDVNPAILAALSPNADENHDFFSGSGSSYVIGDIVDTEDGDWDF; this is encoded by the coding sequence ATGTTCGGCAATAATCACGTAATCAAGGCGATCAACTGGAACAAGATCGAGGACGAAAAGGACGTCGAGGTGTGGGACCGCCTGACGGGTAACTTCTGGTTGCCTGAAAAGGTGCCGATTTCGAACGACATTCCTTCGTGGAAGACCTTGACTGACGACGAAAAGACCATGACCAACCGCGTCTTTACCGGCTTGACTCTGCTGGATACGTTGCAGGGCACCGTGGGGGCGGTCTCGCTGATCCCGGACGCGCGCACCCCGCACGAAGAGGCTGTCTACACCAACATTGCGTTCATGGAATCTGTGCACGCCAAGTCGTACTCTTCCATCTTCTCTACCCTGCTTTCCACCGAAGAGATCAACGAATCCTTCCGCTGGTCCGAAGAAAACGAGGCGTTGCAGCGCAAGGCGTTGATCGTCGAAAAGTACTACGAGGGCGATGACCCGGAAAAGCGTAAGGTCGCCTCCACCATGCTGGAGTCCTTCCTGTTCTACTCCGGCTTCTACGCGCCCATGTACTGGTCGGCACACGCTAAGCTGACCAACACGGCCGACCTGATCCGTCTGATCATCCGCGACGAGGCCGTACATGGCTACTACATTGGCTACAAGTACCAGGTGGCCGTCAATGAGGCATCGCCGCAGCGGCAGGCAGAACTAAAGGAATATACGTTTGACCTGCTGGACGAACTGTACGAGAACGAGGAACAGTACACCGAGGACCTATACGATCCGCTCGGACTGACCGAGGACGTAAAGAAGTTCCTGCGCTACAACGCCAACAAGGCCCTGATGAACCTGGGGTACGAGGCGCTGTTCCCCGCCGAAGCGGTAGACGTGAACCCGGCTATTTTGGCGGCACTGTCGCCAAACGCTGACGAAAACCACGACTTCTTCAGTGGCTCCGGCTCCTCCTACGTAATCGGTGACATTGTTGATACCGAGGACGGAGACTGGGACTTCTAA